One Brassica napus cultivar Da-Ae chromosome A1, Da-Ae, whole genome shotgun sequence genomic region harbors:
- the LOC111202616 gene encoding glutathione S-transferase T3-like, with translation MDHTNFVDLLTSQQDSVIPQSFPWESSSQVPVFSTQCTETSSFCEESSTQRKERKKWTPSDDLVLISAWLNTSKDPVVSNEQKAGTFWNRIAAYYAASPKVESGDKRGALQCKQRWQKINDVVCKFCGSYAAATRQKTSGQSESDVVKLAHEIFFNDQKIKFNLHHAWEELRYDQKWCEHASSKLGGSAKKRKCEDGAETESSQATINVDDLPTKRPAGVKAAKAASAKKPIVDKEADEKFGKLCSIKEKDLVLTERVSKMRLLDSLITKKEPLSEKEEALKSKLLTEMLDASG, from the coding sequence ATGGATCACACGAATTTTGTTGACCTTCTGACCAGTCAACAAGATAGTGTCATTCCTCAATCGTTTCCTTGGGAGAGCTCATCACAAGTCCCTGTCTTCAGCACTCAATGTACAGAAACTTCAAGTTTCTGTGAAGAGTCATCTACACAgcgcaaagaaagaaagaaatggactCCTTCTGATGATCTTGTGCTCATAAGCGCCTGGTTAAACACCAGTAAAGATCCTGTCGTGAGCAATGAGCAGAAAGCAGGCACATTCTGGAACCGCATTGCAGCCTACTATGCAGCTAGTCCGAAGGTGGAAAGTGGAGATAAGCGAGGAGCTCTTCAATGCAAGCAAAGGTGGCAGAAGATCAACGATGTTGTCTGCAAGTTCTGTGGTTCCTATGCGGCTGCAACAAGACAGAAAACAAGTGGTCAGAGTGAGAGTGATGTTGTGAAACTCGCACACGAAATTTTTTTCAATGATCAGAAGATTAAATTCAACCTTCACCATGCTTGGGAGGAGCTCCGCTATGACCAGAAATGGTGTGAGCATGCTAGTAGTAAGCTTGGTGGAAGCGCTAAGAAGAGAAAATGCGAGGATGGAGCAGAAACAGAAAGCTCTCAAGCTACTATCAATGTCGATGATCTACCTACCAAACGTCCTGCTGGTGTTAAGGCTGCGAAAGCAGCTTCTGCAAAGAAACCAATAGTAGATAAGGAGGCTGATGAGAAGTTTGGCAAGTTGTGCTCAATTAAAGAgaaagaccttgtcttgacaGAGAGAGTTTCCAAAATGAGACTGCTTGACAGTCTCATTACAAAAAAAGAACCACTttctgaaaaagaagaagcactGAAGAGTAAGCTTCTTACAGAGATGCTGGATGCTTCTGGTTGA
- the LOC106347591 gene encoding dirigent protein 3-like encodes MTKLILILVAEIFLLTAIASAGDDFARTMNKKLIDLPKHETLTHLRLYWHDSIGGQNPSTVRIQQPVSNSSLFGSISMTDDALTTDVMKNSTVVGQAQGIYAGAAQGEISLLMVLNFAFKTGKYNGSTITILGRNPVMEKVREMPVVGGSGMFRFARGYVEARTKFVDLKSGVAIVEYNCYVLHY; translated from the coding sequence ATGACTAAGCTCATCCTTATCCTTGTCGCAGAAATTTTCCTCCTCACCGCCATTGCTTCAGCTGGAGATGACTTCGCAAGAACCATGAACAAAAAACTCATCGACCTCCCAAAACATGAGACACTCACCCATCTCCGGCTCTACTGGCACGACTCAATAGGcggtcaaaaccctagtacCGTCAGGATCCAACAACCGGTCTCGAATTCCTCCTTATTCGGATCCATCTCCATGACGGACGATGCGTTGACAACGGATGTGATGAAGAACTCGACCGTGGTTGGTCAGGCCCAAGGGATTTATGCTGGAGCGGCCCAAGGAGAGATAAGTTTATTGATGGTGTTGAACTTTGCTTTCAAAACCGGGAAGTATAACGGGAGTACGATCACGATCCTTGGTAGGAACCCTGTGATGGAAAAGGTTAGGGAAATGCCGGTGGTCGGAGGAAGCGGGATGTTCCGGTTTGCTAGAGGTTATGTCGAGGCTCGGACCAAGTTTGTTGATCTCAAGTCCGGCGTAGCCATTGTTGAGTATAACTGTTATGTCTTGCATTACTAA
- the LOC125577827 gene encoding putative nuclease HARBI1, translating into MNKPLFMRVVDRLSNEVEFFRQKEDALGRLSLSPLQKCTAAIRVLAYGNAADAVDEYLRLGETTTRSCVEHFVEEIINLFGEEYLRRPTPADLQRLLEVGEFRGFPGMIGSIDCMHWEWKNCPTAWKGQYSRGSGKPTIVLEAVASFDLWIWHAFFGPPGTLNDINVLDRSPVFDDIIQGHAPAVTYYVNGREYHLAYYLTDGIYPKWATFIQSIREPQGPKAVLFAKHQEAIRKDVERAFGVLQARFAIVKNPALFWDKGKIGNIMRACIILHNMIVEDERDGYTLSNLSEFQHGDDPGSSHVDLDFQTDIPSNITNMMGARSRIRDQHKHQQLKADLVEHIWHKFGHNEDIN; encoded by the coding sequence ATGAACAAACCATTGTTCATGCGtgttgttgatcgactctccaatgaagttgaattctTTCGACAAAAGGAAGATGCTCTCGGCCGGCTTAGTCTCTctccacttcaaaagtgtacagcagccattcgtgtcttggcataCGGTAACGCCGCTGATGCTgttgacgaatacctccgactCGGTGAAACAACTACTCGTTCATGTGTAGAACATTTTGTcgaagaaataataaatttattcggtgaagagtacctaagaagaccaacaccggctgatcttcaacgtctacttgaaGTTGGTGAGTTCCGTGGATTTCCCGgtatgataggaagcatcgattgtatgcattgggagtggaagaattgtcccaccgcttggaaagggcaatattcaCGTGGTTCCGGAAAACCCACAATTGTTTTAGAAGCGGTTGCTTCTTttgatctctggatatggcatgcgttttttggaccgCCAGGTactttaaatgatatcaatgttcttgaccgctcacctgtttttgatgatataATACAAGGTCACGCTCCGGCAGTCACTTACTATGTCAATGGAAGGGAgtatcatttggcttactatctcaccgacggtatttatccgaaatgggctaCTTTTATCCAATCAATTCGGGAGCCACAAGGGCCGAAAGCGGTTTTATTTGCTAAACACCAAGAAGCtatccgaaaagatgtcgagcgtgcttttggagtcttgcaagctcgctttgcaATTGTTAAAAACCCGGCACTTTTTTGGGACAAAGGCAAAATTGGgaatattatgagagcatgtatcatactccataatatgatagtggAAGATGAACGAGATGGATATACTCTGTCTAATCTTTCCGAGTTCCAACACGGAGACGACcccggaagttcacatgtcgatctcgaTTTTCAAACGGATATCCCTTCAAATATCACCAATATGATGGGTGCTCGAAGTAGAATTCGTGATCAACATAagcatcaacaactgaaagcggatttggttgaacatatatggcataaatttggacataatgaaGACATCAACTGA
- the LOC111208984 gene encoding uncharacterized protein LOC111208984, translating to MGPIKEAALDLTVADLLTSELKWNKKRIEELLPELSTQILCIKPSLTGAEDSFIWHQTSSGLYTTKSGYFAASMPLNQTCLARAEGEFSWIRDVWAGKFSPKMKTFLWSILQKAISLGSNLQRRGVTSAAGCVRCQETETDVHCFFTCQYAQKVWELVPLHRAVHLAAVTTFSDAVVQFRKALCLPPSGITQNILPWIVWSIWKSRNTLIFDGRGQTPGETALRGIKLAREWSTSQAQGEKGIKLSQTKRGQTRASHRGVTDLNRVTCKTDAAWNKDNLMAGLAWIFSGQKLEVPIKGSVIERSIGSPLIAEASALRSALCMAITLEITALDVFSDNLTLVRAISGITQAKEIIGIVKDIRSISTELASISFSHFSRSLNAEADALAKETLRASIPL from the coding sequence ATGGGACCTATCAAGGAAGCAGCCCTAGACCTCACAGTAGCAGATCTTCTAACTTCTGAGCTAAAATGGAACAAGAAAAGAATTGAGGAACTCTTACCCGAGCTTTCAACGCAGATTCTATGTATCAAACCAAGTTTAACAGGGGCGGAAGATTCTTTTATCTGGCACCAAACTTCATCCGGTCTGTATACCACAAAATCTGGCTACTTTGCTGCAAGTATGCCCCTAAATCAAACATGTTTAGCAAGAGCAGAAGGTGAATTCAGTTGGATTAGAGATGTCTGGGCAGGAAAATTCTCACCAAAGATGAAAACTTTCTTATGGTCGATCCTCCAGAAAGCTatatctcttggatcaaatctgCAAAGAAGAGGAGTAACGTCAGCAGCAGGATGTGTACGCTGCCAAGAAACAGAGACGGATGTGCATTGCTTCTTTACCTGTCAGTATGCGCAGAAGGTATGGGAACTCGTTCCCCTCCACAGAGCAGTTCACCTAGCTGCAGTCACAACTTTCTCAGATGCGGTGGTCCAATTCAGGAAAGCCCTTTGCCTCCCGCCCTCAGGTATTACTCAAAATATCCTCCCTTGGATAGTGTGGTCTATCTGGAAGTCCAGGAACACTTTGATCTTTGATGGTCGAGGCCAAACACCGGGGGAAACAGCATTGAGGGGAATCAAGCTAGCAAGAGAATGGTCAACGTCGCAAGCACAAGGTGAAAAAGGAATCAAATTATCTCAGACTAAACGTGGCCAAACGCGAGCTTCGCATCGAGGAGTTACAGATTTAAATCGAGTTACCTGCAAGACGGATGCGGCTTGGAACAAGGACAACCTGATGGCGGGTTTGGCTTGGATTTTCTCAGGCCAAAAGCTCGAGGTCCCAATCAAAGGATCAGTGATTGAACGCTCGATCGGATCACCCCTAATCGCAGAAGCCTCCGCATTGAGATCAGCCCTCTGCATGGCGATCACTCTTGAGATCACCGCTCTCGATGTGTTCTCCGACAATCTAACGCTCGTACGAGCAATCTCCGGCATCACTCAGGCTAAGGAAATCATCGGGATTGTGAAAGACATCCGGTCGATATCTACTGAGCTTGCATCAATTTCGTTTTCGCATTTCTCTCGATCTCTGAACGCTGAGGCTGATGCCTTAGCGAAAGAGACTCTTCGAGCTTCCATTCCGTTGTAA
- the LOC106347588 gene encoding dirigent protein 22-like, giving the protein MSKLILILPAQILLLAIFASAEDGGYFASTMNPKRLQKEKLTHLRVYWHDIRSGQNPSSIMIQPPVKKYSSTYFGSITMIDNALTSDVPINSTVVGRAQGFYAGAAQRQLGFLMAMTFAFKTGEYKGSTITILGRNTVLSEVREMPVVGGSGIFRFARGYVEARTKSFDLKLGDANVEYNCFVLHY; this is encoded by the coding sequence ATGTCAAAGCTCATTCTTATCCTCCCCGCACAAATCCTCCTCCTCGCCATCTTTGCCTCCGCCGAAGACGGTGGATACTTTGCAAGCACAATGAACCCGAAACGCCTCCAGAAGGAGAAGCTCACTCATCTCCGAGTCTATTGGCATGACATCCGAAGCGGTCAAAACCCTAGTTCCATTATGATCCAACCGCCGGTTAAGAAGTACTCCTCAACCTACTTCGGATCAATCACAATGATAGATAACGCACTAACATCTGATGTGCCGATTAACTCTACAGTCGTGGGTCGGGCCCAAGGTTTCTACGCAGGAGCGGCCCAACGTCAGCTAGGTTTCTTGATGGCGATGACTTTCGCTTTCAAGACGGGGGAGTATAAAGGAAGTACGATCACGATTCTTGGTCGGAACACAGTGCTCTCTGAAGTTAGGGAAATGCCGGTGGTCGGAGGAAGTGGAATCTTCCGGTTCGCTAGAGGATATGTCGAGGCTAGGACTAAGTCGTTCGATCTAAAATTAGGAGATGCTAACGTTGAGTATAACTGTTTTGTCTTGCATTACTAA
- the LOC106347589 gene encoding dirigent protein 22-like has protein sequence MSKVILILAVQILLVTTFASAVDRGDFARTMNPKRLHMKEKLTHLRVYWHDIISGRNPSAIVIKKHVAKHSFGSITMIDNALTSDVPINSTLVGQAQGFYAGASQHETSFLMAMNFAFKTGKYNGSTITILGRNSIFSEVRKMSVVGGSGIFRFARGYVELRTKWFDQQSGDATVEYNCFVLHY, from the coding sequence ATGTCAAAGGTCATTCTAATCCTCGCCGTACAAATCCTCCTTGTCACAACCTTTGCCTCCGCCGTAGACCGTGGAGACTTCGCAAGAACAATGAACCCGAAGCGCCTCCACATGAAAGAGAAACTCACTCATCTCCGAGTATACTGGCACGACATCATAAGCGGTCGAAACCCTAGTGCCATCGTGATTAAAAAGCATGTTGCGAAGCACTCCTTCGGATCAATCACAATGATAGACAACGCACTAACATCTGATGTGCCGATTAACTCTACTTTGGTGGGCCAGGCCCAAGGTTTCTACGCAGGAGCgtcccaacatgagacaagtttctTGATGGCGATGAATTTCGCTTTCAAGACAGGGAAGTATAATGGAAGTACGATCACGATTCTTGGTCGGAACTCAATTTTTTCTGAGGTTAGGAAAATGTCGGTGGTCGGAGGAAGTGGGATCTTCCGATTCGCTAGAGGTTACGTCGAGCTTAGGACTAAATGGTTCGATCAACAATCAGGAGATGCCACCGTTGAGTATAACTGTTTTGTCTTGCATTACTAA
- the LOC125577831 gene encoding probable phospholipid hydroperoxide glutathione peroxidase 6, mitochondrial gives MAAATSSSPISVHDFTVKDARGNEVDQSIYKGKVLLIVNVASQCGLTNSNYTELAQLYHKYKDHGFEILAFPCNQFGNQEPGSNEEIVQFACTRFKAEYPIFDKVSTFSLFLGVLTPGFSLNQLSFRGCIRFSQDASKSR, from the exons ATGGCTGCTGCTACTTCCTCTTCCCCAATATCCGTCCATGATTTCACAGTCAAG GACGCGAGGGGAAACGAAGTGGATCAAAGCATCTACAAGGGGAAGGTTCTGTTGATTGTCAACGTTGCTTCTCAGTG TGGCTTGACCAATTCGAACTATACTGAGCTTGCGCAGCTCTATCACAAGTACAAAGATCATG GGTTTGAGATCCTTGCATTCCCTTGTAACCAGTTTGGGAATCAAGAACCTGGTTCTAATGAAGAGATTGTTCAGTTTGCTTGTACCCGTTTCAAGGCTGAGTACCCCATTTTCGACAAGGTATcaactttttctttgttcttggGGGTATTAACTCCTGGTTTTAGTTTGAATCAGTTATCATTCCGTGGATGTATCCGGTTCTCCCAAGATGCCTCTAAATCTCGGTAA